The Faecalibacter bovis genome includes the window GCGATGCAGCTGGAAATGAAATTATATCGAAAACTGCTATATTAAATCAATTAAACATTAATACTATTAAATTTAAGAACGTGCCAATTTCTTATTTTGATAGCCAAGTAAAAATTCAATATATCAATATCTTTGGAGGAGATTTAATTAAACGATTTAATTGGATTTTTTCTCCAGATTTTAAAACGATTTATTTTAAGTCAAATTCCCATTTTTACGATTCATATTATCAACTATAAAAACAAAAAAACCACTTCAATTGAAGTGGTTTTTTTCTCATAATAAATAATACAATCAATAAATAGTAATCTTATTTAGCTTTGAATTTGTTAATCGCGTTGATTGTAAATTCCGATAAAACTAATTCACCTGAAATTTTCGCACGTTCGATTAATAATTCATCCCAATTTTCTGTTCCTTCCCAAGATACACGCTTTAAATGCATCATTGCATCTGGATTAGAGTTAGCCAACTTAGTAGCTAAAGAATTGATCGACGCATCCATTTCCTCAATAGTTTCAAAAACTTCTGCGTATAAACCTTTTTCTTTTGCCCATTCTGCTGTTTGGAACTCAGTTGCATTAATTGCCATTTGAGTAAAAGCTGAAGTTCCAACTTTACGTTCAACAGCAGGTCCAACTACGAAAGGTCCGATTCCTACTGCTAATTCAGATAATTTTACAGATGCATGTTGTGTTGCATAAGTATAATCTGCAGCAGAAGCAATACCAACTCCACCTCCAACAGCTTTACCTTGAATATGTGCTAAAACAAATTTTGGTGCTTTACGAATCGCGTTAATTACGTGTGCAAATCCAGAAAAGAATTCTAATCCAGTTTCACGATCTTTGATTGAGATTAACTCGTCGAAAGATGCTCCTGCACAAAATGTACGCTCTCCAGCACTTTTTAAAACGATTACTTTTACCGTTTCATCGTTTCCTAATTTTTCAATTTCAGCTGCCAAGTTTCTTAATTGACTTCCTGGCATTGAATTACTTTGGTAGTGGTAAAATTCAATAGTACCAATTCCGTTTTGTATTTCCGATTTTACGTAAGCTTCCATGTCTTAATTTGTTAATGTGAGAATGTGATAATTTGAAAATTAATTCGATAATTAACGAACTATCACATTATATAATTAATAAAATTAGTCTTGATTTAATTTTTTAACCATTGTTAAAATAGTCGCGATTCCAACTGTTTCACCAGTTTCATCATAAATATCTACTAACCAACGAACAATACCTTTTGCGATATCATTTTCGTCCTTTTTCTCTTGATCGATTTTCTCTTTACAAGTAAAACGAACTCCGATTGTAGAACCTGGATAAACAGGTTTTACGAAACGACACTCATCTAATCCGTAGTTTAATAAAACTGGACCTTTTTTCGCTAAAACGAATAAACCTGCTGCTTTAGATAATAAGTAATATCCGTGCGCAACATTACGCTCGAAAATAGTTCCTTCTAATGAAGTTGCATCAACGTGAGCATAGAAATTATCTCCTGATAATGCAGCGAAAGCATTAATATCAGATTGTTGAATTGTGTGTTTCGCTGTGATTAATGTATCCCCAACTTTAACTTCTTCGAAGTGTTTCGCGAATGGATGTTTATCTTCTTCGATGTAATCTGCTCCGTATTGGTATTGTTGAGTTACAGCTGTTAATTTGTTTGGTGAACCTTGGATTGCAGTACGTTGCATATAGTGTAAAACACCACGTTTTCCACCCATTTCTTCTCCACCTCCTGCACGACCTGGACCACCGTGTACTAATAATGGTAATGGCGAACCGTGTCCTGTTGATTCTTTGATACATTCTGCATCTAAAATAACGATACGTCCGTGTAAAGATCCTGCATTTAAAACAAATTCTGTTGCGATATCG containing:
- a CDS encoding enoyl-CoA hydratase/isomerase family protein, with product MEAYVKSEIQNGIGTIEFYHYQSNSMPGSQLRNLAAEIEKLGNDETVKVIVLKSAGERTFCAGASFDELISIKDRETGLEFFSGFAHVINAIRKAPKFVLAHIQGKAVGGGVGIASAADYTYATQHASVKLSELAVGIGPFVVGPAVERKVGTSAFTQMAINATEFQTAEWAKEKGLYAEVFETIEEMDASINSLATKLANSNPDAMMHLKRVSWEGTENWDELLIERAKISGELVLSEFTINAINKFKAK